In the Dehalococcoidales bacterium genome, TGTCATTGATGACGGTGTGGCCACCGGCGCCACCACCCAGGCGGCGTTTTGGGCAGTCCGGTCTGAGCAGCCCGAAAGGCTGATAGCCGCCATACCGGTGGGGCCTGAGGACACCATAAGAAGACTGGCGAGAGATGTGGATGAAATGCTGTGCTTGCGCACGCCGCCGCTATTCGCCGCCGTAGGTCAGTTTTATCAGCAGTTCTATCCTGTCGAGGACGAAGATGTACTGAGAATCCTGAAAGAGGAGAGTGGTAAGATTGATTGAATTCCGGGTCGAGCTACTGGAGAAAGCGGTCCGGCTGGCAAGCAAAGTGGGGTACGTTTTCATCGCCACCGCCGATGCCGGTAAATGGCCGCACCTGGCCATAGCGCGAACCCTGGCGCTTCAGGGAGAAGGCCGGATAGCCGTGAACGAATGGTTCTGTCCGGGGACGATGTCCAACCTGCGGTCAAATCCCCGTGTCTCGGTCGTGGTGTGGGACGAAAATGAGGACGCTGGTTATCAGTTGGTAGGCGATATGGAA is a window encoding:
- a CDS encoding pyridoxamine 5'-phosphate oxidase family protein; translated protein: MIEFRVELLEKAVRLASKVGYVFIATADAGKWPHLAIARTLALQGEGRIAVNEWFCPGTMSNLRSNPRVSVVVWDENEDAGYQLVGDMEHMMDIGMIDGYTPGMESKWPLPQVESQLVIRISKVTDFKRAPHSDVEE